The following are encoded together in the Microbacterium hatanonis genome:
- a CDS encoding purine-nucleoside phosphorylase produces MSSSAENPLDDPTADPFEIAATAAADIVRLTGVERHDIAVTLGSGWGRAAELIGETVASFPATEVTGFSAPALAGHAGTLRSVRTPAGKHVLVIGARTHFYENHGVRRVVHSVRTAAASGASTMILTNGAGGIRETWTPGQPVLISDHINLTAASPLEGATFVDLTDLYSSRLRDLARTIDPSLDEGVYCQFRGPHYETPAEVQMAKTIGGHIVGMSTALEAIAARQAGMEILGFSLITNLAAGIQTTPLSHAEVLEAGRDAEPVISALLARVIEAL; encoded by the coding sequence ATGTCCTCATCTGCCGAGAACCCTCTCGATGACCCCACGGCCGATCCGTTCGAGATCGCCGCCACCGCCGCCGCCGACATCGTGCGCCTGACCGGCGTCGAGCGCCACGACATCGCCGTCACTCTGGGGAGCGGGTGGGGGCGCGCCGCCGAGCTCATCGGCGAGACCGTCGCGTCGTTCCCCGCGACGGAGGTCACCGGGTTCAGCGCGCCGGCACTCGCCGGGCACGCCGGCACGCTGCGGAGCGTGCGCACCCCCGCGGGAAAGCACGTGCTCGTCATCGGGGCCCGCACGCACTTCTACGAGAACCACGGCGTTCGCCGCGTCGTGCACAGCGTGCGCACGGCCGCAGCATCCGGTGCCTCCACCATGATCCTCACCAACGGCGCCGGAGGCATCCGCGAGACGTGGACGCCCGGACAGCCGGTGCTGATCAGCGACCACATCAACCTCACCGCCGCCTCACCTCTCGAGGGCGCGACCTTCGTCGACCTCACCGACCTGTACTCCTCACGACTGCGCGACCTCGCCCGCACGATCGACCCGAGTCTCGACGAGGGCGTCTACTGCCAGTTCCGCGGCCCCCACTACGAGACGCCCGCCGAGGTGCAGATGGCGAAGACCATCGGCGGGCACATCGTCGGCATGTCGACGGCGCTCGAGGCGATCGCGGCCCGCCAGGCGGGCATGGAGATCCTCGGCTTCTCGCTCATCACGAACCTCGCCGCCGGCATCCAGACCACGCCGTTGAGCCACGCCGAGGTGCTCGAGGCCGGCCGCGACGCCGAGCCCGTGATCTCCGCCCTGCTCGCCCGGGTCATCGAGGCGCTGTGA
- a CDS encoding phospho-sugar mutase codes for MSADGATLTDDLLEAARAWLAQDPDGQTRDELRALISRTEEADAAAAAELANRFSQRLAFGTAGLRGALGAGPNRMNRVLVAQAAAGLAAFLRERADDGDAPSVVIGYDGRRNSDVFARDSAEIFAGAGLHAILLPRMLPTPVLAFAVRHLGASAGVMVTASHNPPDDNGYKVYLGGDDDGAQIVSPSDSSIAAHIQRIADTTELGELPRSVGYSNADESLVEAYVAATAAVSPAPAGADGLRWVYTAMHGVGWETLSRIVESAGYPAPIPVEAQLHPDGAFPTVAFPNPEEPGALDLAYETARESSADLIIANDPDADRLAVAIPDASANGGWRMLSGNDVGLLLGWRAARAAVDEHGVPRDPSASLACSLVSSPGLGRIAEHYGLGFHETLTGFKWISRAPGLVYGYEEALGYLVNPGTVRDKDGISAAIAMLGLVGQAREDGRTIADVLAEFRETFGAFASDQISIRVDDVAEIAAMMAALRDDLPQTVGGVAASQVDDLRDGLGDLPPGDVLRFSLEDGSRLIVRPSGTEPKLKLYLDVRAATEKKARKRLAELAAGAREMLDAVR; via the coding sequence GTGAGCGCCGACGGGGCGACCCTCACCGACGACCTGCTGGAGGCAGCCCGCGCCTGGTTGGCGCAGGACCCCGACGGACAGACCCGCGACGAGCTGCGCGCGCTGATCAGTCGCACCGAGGAGGCGGATGCTGCGGCGGCGGCCGAGCTCGCGAACCGCTTCTCGCAGCGCCTGGCGTTCGGCACCGCGGGATTGCGCGGCGCGCTGGGCGCAGGACCCAACCGCATGAACCGCGTGCTGGTGGCTCAGGCCGCCGCGGGACTCGCGGCGTTCCTGCGGGAGCGCGCGGACGACGGCGACGCGCCGTCGGTCGTCATCGGCTACGACGGTCGTCGCAACTCCGACGTGTTCGCGCGCGACTCGGCCGAGATCTTCGCCGGCGCCGGGCTGCACGCGATCCTCCTGCCGCGGATGCTCCCCACCCCCGTGCTCGCCTTCGCCGTGCGCCACCTCGGCGCGTCGGCGGGCGTCATGGTCACCGCCAGCCACAATCCGCCCGACGACAACGGCTACAAGGTCTACCTCGGCGGCGACGACGACGGCGCGCAGATCGTCTCGCCCAGCGACTCGTCGATCGCGGCGCACATCCAGCGCATCGCCGACACGACCGAGCTCGGAGAACTCCCCCGCTCCGTCGGGTACTCGAACGCCGACGAGTCGCTCGTGGAGGCCTACGTCGCGGCGACCGCGGCCGTCTCCCCCGCGCCCGCCGGCGCAGACGGACTCCGCTGGGTCTACACCGCGATGCACGGCGTCGGGTGGGAGACCCTCTCGCGCATCGTCGAGTCGGCCGGCTACCCGGCGCCGATCCCGGTCGAGGCCCAGCTGCATCCCGACGGCGCGTTCCCCACGGTGGCGTTCCCCAACCCCGAGGAACCCGGCGCCCTCGACCTCGCGTACGAGACCGCGCGTGAGAGCTCTGCCGACCTGATCATCGCCAACGACCCCGACGCCGACCGCCTGGCGGTGGCGATCCCGGATGCTTCGGCAAACGGCGGCTGGCGGATGCTCAGCGGCAACGACGTCGGGCTGCTGCTCGGCTGGCGCGCGGCGCGCGCGGCCGTGGACGAGCACGGCGTGCCGCGCGACCCGTCGGCGTCGCTCGCCTGCTCGCTCGTCTCGTCGCCCGGGCTCGGGCGCATCGCGGAGCACTACGGACTCGGCTTCCACGAGACGTTGACGGGCTTCAAATGGATCTCGCGCGCCCCGGGTCTCGTCTACGGGTACGAGGAGGCCCTCGGGTACCTCGTCAACCCCGGCACGGTGCGCGACAAGGACGGCATCTCCGCGGCGATCGCAATGCTCGGTCTCGTCGGTCAGGCACGCGAGGACGGTCGGACCATCGCCGACGTGCTCGCCGAGTTCCGCGAGACCTTCGGCGCCTTCGCAAGCGACCAGATCTCCATCCGCGTCGACGACGTGGCCGAGATCGCCGCCATGATGGCGGCGTTGCGCGACGACCTGCCGCAGACGGTCGGCGGGGTCGCCGCATCCCAGGTCGACGACCTGCGTGACGGGCTCGGCGACCTGCCGCCCGGAGACGTGCTGCGTTTCTCGCTCGAAGACGGCTCCCGCCTCATCGTGCGCCCGAGCGGCACCGAGCCGAAGCTGAAGCTCTACCTCGACGTGCGCGCGGCGACCGAGAAGAAGGCGCGCAAACGCCTGGCGGAACTCGCCGCGGGCGCCCGCGAGATGCTCGACGCCGTGCGCTGA
- a CDS encoding GNAT family N-acetyltransferase, producing MDLVEPLTLENAYVRLEPLEARHAGDLAVAASGLEHAWYTSVPLPDAVPAEITARLAMRDSGSMNPWAVVLPDGTAVGMTTFCNIDQANRHVEIGYTWLSPRVQRSAVNSAAKLLLLGHAFGECEAIAVEFRTHWHNRQSRAAIERLGARQDGVLRNHRVDADGILRDTVVYSILPGEWPGVRRGLEARLAR from the coding sequence ATGGATCTGGTCGAACCCCTCACGCTCGAGAACGCCTACGTCCGGCTGGAGCCGCTCGAGGCCCGCCACGCCGGCGACCTCGCGGTCGCAGCATCCGGTCTCGAGCACGCCTGGTACACGAGCGTGCCGTTGCCGGACGCCGTTCCCGCGGAGATCACCGCTCGGCTCGCGATGCGCGACAGCGGCTCGATGAACCCGTGGGCGGTGGTGCTCCCCGACGGTACGGCGGTCGGCATGACCACATTCTGCAACATCGATCAGGCGAACCGGCACGTCGAGATCGGCTACACCTGGCTGTCGCCTCGCGTGCAGCGCAGCGCGGTCAACAGCGCGGCCAAGCTGCTCCTCCTCGGGCACGCTTTCGGGGAGTGCGAGGCCATCGCGGTGGAGTTCCGCACCCACTGGCACAATAGGCAGTCCCGCGCGGCGATCGAGCGCCTCGGCGCGCGCCAGGACGGCGTTCTGCGCAACCACCGCGTGGATGCCGACGGCATCCTCCGCGACACGGTCGTGTACTCGATCCTGCCGGGCGAGTGGCCGGGTGTCCGTCGCGGCCTGGAGGCGCGCCTCGCGCGCTGA
- a CDS encoding BglG family transcription antiterminator yields the protein MTRARQDRLLALLTRNGEWETAATLADSLGVTPRSIRSYVNAVNARVPDGTAIESGPSGYRAGADAAAAQRAGSAPEAGTPRDRLHTLVRSLLDSPDGIDVFETADSLHVSTATLDADLARVRGLLGGTELTLERSASTARLRGTEMAQRRLLSKLAHDEMDAGLFDLAALRRTLGEGSVGARAFGPFKSELVGELGGMGYFVNEFGIGDVVMHIAIAADRITRDRALERASTDSSAAHSEVAGLLDRLTLRHLGVQLGTGDREHLATLVLTRVVAPGAPSADDARARLDPEVEASVRAVVEQAAADFLVDIAHEDFILRLALHVQNLLHRAKEQAWSRNPLTRSLKSTYPMIFDVAVYIASGLQQSLGIPIQDDEIAYIAMHVGGRLERSRRADQLLTATIVCPGYYELHELLRSSVDRSLGQAIEVVGVETRVDPDWESIDTDLVLSTIDPARPSDRIVRIQPFLTDSDVERVQAAAGRIRRGRRLARLRTELERYFDPTAFVRGIDAGEGESGVIRELGSMLVAQSVIDDDYVERAIEREALSSTAFTDALAVPHAMGMTASRTRIAIGIADPSIPWGEGRVQVVALVAFSETDREAFQTVFEQFVEVFSERDSVQRIVRRGTDFAAFLDELVAVIDG from the coding sequence GTGACACGAGCGAGGCAGGATCGCCTGCTCGCCCTGCTGACCCGGAACGGCGAGTGGGAGACGGCAGCGACGCTCGCCGACTCCCTGGGCGTGACGCCCCGCAGCATCCGGTCGTACGTCAACGCCGTCAACGCCCGCGTTCCGGACGGGACCGCGATCGAGTCGGGTCCCTCGGGCTACCGGGCGGGGGCGGATGCTGCGGCGGCCCAGCGCGCCGGCAGTGCGCCCGAGGCGGGCACCCCCCGCGACCGTCTCCACACCCTCGTGCGGTCGCTCCTGGATTCGCCCGACGGCATCGACGTGTTCGAGACGGCGGATTCGCTTCACGTCAGCACCGCCACTCTCGACGCCGACCTCGCCCGGGTGCGCGGACTCCTCGGCGGCACCGAGCTGACCCTGGAGCGTTCCGCGTCGACCGCGCGCTTGCGCGGCACCGAGATGGCGCAGCGGCGGCTCCTGAGCAAGCTCGCCCACGACGAGATGGATGCGGGGCTGTTCGACCTCGCCGCGCTCCGCCGCACCCTCGGTGAGGGGTCGGTGGGTGCCCGCGCGTTCGGACCGTTCAAGTCCGAGCTCGTCGGGGAGCTGGGCGGGATGGGCTACTTCGTCAACGAGTTCGGGATCGGCGACGTCGTGATGCACATCGCGATCGCCGCAGATCGGATCACCCGCGACCGTGCCCTCGAGCGCGCGTCGACCGACAGCTCCGCCGCCCACTCCGAGGTCGCGGGCCTCCTCGACCGCCTCACTCTCCGCCACCTCGGCGTGCAGCTGGGAACGGGCGACCGCGAGCACCTCGCCACACTCGTGCTCACCCGGGTCGTCGCCCCCGGTGCTCCCTCCGCCGACGATGCGCGAGCGCGACTCGATCCCGAGGTCGAAGCATCCGTCCGTGCCGTCGTCGAGCAGGCGGCCGCCGACTTCCTCGTCGACATCGCGCACGAGGACTTCATCCTCCGCCTCGCCCTGCACGTGCAGAACCTCCTGCACCGCGCGAAGGAGCAGGCGTGGTCGCGGAACCCCCTGACGCGCTCGCTGAAGTCGACGTACCCGATGATCTTCGACGTCGCGGTCTACATCGCCAGCGGCTTGCAGCAGAGTCTCGGCATCCCCATCCAGGACGACGAGATCGCCTACATCGCGATGCACGTCGGCGGGCGCCTCGAGCGCAGCAGGCGAGCGGACCAGCTGCTCACGGCGACCATCGTGTGCCCCGGCTACTACGAGCTGCACGAGCTGCTGCGCTCGAGCGTCGACCGCTCGCTGGGCCAGGCCATCGAGGTCGTCGGCGTCGAGACCCGCGTCGATCCCGACTGGGAGTCGATCGACACCGACCTCGTGCTCTCGACGATCGACCCGGCACGCCCGAGCGACCGCATCGTGCGCATCCAGCCGTTCCTCACCGACAGCGACGTGGAGCGCGTGCAGGCGGCGGCCGGCCGCATCCGGCGCGGGCGCCGGCTGGCGCGGCTGCGCACCGAGCTCGAGCGGTACTTCGACCCCACCGCGTTCGTCCGCGGCATCGACGCGGGCGAGGGGGAGTCGGGGGTGATCCGCGAGCTCGGGTCGATGCTCGTGGCGCAGTCCGTCATCGACGACGACTACGTCGAGCGCGCGATCGAGCGCGAGGCGCTGTCGTCGACCGCGTTCACCGACGCGCTCGCCGTGCCGCACGCGATGGGCATGACCGCCTCGCGCACGCGGATCGCGATCGGCATCGCCGATCCCTCGATCCCCTGGGGTGAGGGGCGCGTGCAGGTGGTGGCGCTCGTCGCGTTCAGCGAGACCGACCGCGAGGCGTTCCAGACCGTCTTCGAGCAGTTCGTCGAGGTGTTCAGCGAGCGCGACAGCGTGCAGCGGATCGTGCGACGCGGCACCGACTTCGCGGCATTCCTCGACGAGCTGGTCGCCGTCATCGACGGCTGA
- a CDS encoding PTS sugar transporter subunit IIB — MRILVVCGAGASSTFVAQRVRHAAHDRGLSYTAFAGTDRSLPIDLDAADMVLVGPHLADSLERIERDAAARGVVVVLLPDDVFTDLSGTRTLDLVEQAVHNSPARDTDPLDA; from the coding sequence ATGAGGATCCTCGTGGTCTGTGGTGCGGGTGCGTCGAGCACCTTCGTCGCGCAACGCGTGCGGCACGCCGCTCATGACCGCGGCCTTTCCTACACCGCGTTCGCCGGTACCGACAGATCGCTCCCGATCGATCTGGACGCCGCGGACATGGTGCTGGTCGGACCCCACTTGGCCGACTCGCTCGAGAGGATCGAGAGGGATGCCGCGGCCCGTGGCGTCGTGGTGGTCCTCCTCCCGGACGACGTCTTCACCGACCTGTCCGGCACGCGGACCCTCGACCTGGTCGAGCAGGCCGTGCACAACTCCCCGGCACGCGACACCGACCCCCTCGACGCCTGA
- a CDS encoding HPr family phosphocarrier protein — protein MPQITRTVRIGSSHGLHARPAKLFAQAAKDSGIPVTIAKDAGAPVNAASILGVIALGLDQGDYVTLSADGANAEATVDALAELLTTDHDAA, from the coding sequence ATGCCCCAGATCACCCGGACGGTGCGGATCGGCTCGTCCCACGGGCTGCACGCCCGCCCCGCGAAGCTGTTCGCCCAGGCGGCGAAGGACTCCGGCATCCCCGTCACCATCGCGAAGGACGCGGGGGCGCCGGTGAACGCCGCCAGCATCCTCGGGGTGATCGCCCTCGGGCTCGACCAGGGCGACTACGTCACCCTCTCCGCCGACGGCGCCAACGCCGAGGCGACGGTCGACGCCCTCGCCGAACTCCTGACCACCGACCACGACGCAGCATGA
- the ptsP gene encoding phosphoenolpyruvate--protein phosphotransferase — protein sequence MTELRGVGIGLGVAQGPVARMAEPLPAPKDAPSERSVDEESSRVREAVAAVARELEERGNTAGGAARDVLEAQAMMAEDPTLEAEVDTRLQAGKTGEWAVYDAFASFREQLTALGGYLGERAADLDDVAQRVIARLRGVAAPGIPDPGHPFVLVATDLAPADTALLDLDKVLALITTEGGPTSHTAILAREKSIVAVVGAAHAASLTEGETVIVDAAANLVVTSPSDDELARALTRAADRAAAASAPITPGALADGTAVPLLANLGKPGGASEAVELGAEGVGLFRTEFLFLSSSSAPTVEEQRTAYTELLAAFPGKKVVVRVLDAGADKPLPFLNDAHEENPALGLRGLRALRASEDILREQLTALAEADAATRRSPEGPADLWVMAPMVSTVEETEYFVSLAKDYGLKTAGVMVEVPSSALLADRIFRHADFASIGTNDLTQYTLAADRLLGSVASFQDPWHPAVLRLVREVGAAGAASGKPVGICGEAAADPLLAVVLVGLGATTLSMAPTALADVRATLLTHTLDDARRIAEAALAADGAATAREAATAAASSQKAAEQ from the coding sequence ATGACGGAACTTCGCGGAGTCGGAATCGGCCTGGGGGTCGCCCAGGGACCGGTCGCACGGATGGCGGAGCCCCTCCCCGCTCCGAAGGACGCCCCCAGCGAAAGGAGCGTCGACGAGGAATCGTCACGCGTCCGCGAGGCGGTCGCCGCCGTCGCACGCGAGCTCGAGGAGCGCGGCAACACCGCGGGCGGCGCCGCCCGCGACGTGCTCGAGGCCCAGGCCATGATGGCCGAGGACCCGACGCTCGAAGCCGAGGTCGACACCCGCCTGCAGGCCGGGAAGACCGGCGAGTGGGCCGTCTACGATGCGTTCGCGTCGTTCCGCGAGCAGCTCACCGCCCTCGGCGGCTATCTGGGCGAGCGCGCCGCCGACCTCGACGACGTCGCCCAGCGCGTCATCGCCCGACTCCGGGGCGTCGCCGCCCCCGGCATCCCCGACCCCGGTCACCCGTTCGTGCTGGTCGCCACAGACCTCGCCCCCGCCGACACCGCACTGCTCGACCTCGACAAGGTGCTCGCGCTCATCACGACCGAGGGCGGTCCCACGTCGCACACGGCGATCCTCGCCCGCGAGAAGTCGATCGTCGCCGTCGTCGGCGCCGCGCACGCTGCGAGCCTCACCGAGGGCGAGACGGTGATCGTGGATGCTGCCGCCAACCTCGTCGTGACCTCCCCGTCCGACGACGAGCTCGCCCGCGCCCTGACCCGCGCCGCCGATCGTGCGGCCGCAGCATCCGCCCCCATCACCCCGGGCGCGCTCGCCGACGGCACCGCGGTGCCGCTGCTGGCGAACCTCGGCAAGCCCGGCGGCGCCTCCGAGGCGGTCGAGCTGGGCGCCGAAGGCGTCGGCCTGTTCCGCACGGAGTTCCTCTTCCTCAGCTCGAGCTCGGCCCCCACCGTCGAGGAGCAGCGCACGGCCTACACCGAACTGCTGGCCGCCTTCCCCGGCAAGAAGGTCGTCGTGCGCGTGCTCGACGCCGGTGCCGACAAACCCCTGCCGTTCCTCAACGACGCGCACGAGGAGAACCCGGCACTCGGCCTCCGAGGCCTCCGCGCCCTCCGCGCCAGCGAAGACATCCTGCGCGAGCAGCTCACCGCGCTCGCAGAGGCGGATGCGGCGACGCGACGCTCCCCGGAGGGGCCGGCCGATCTGTGGGTCATGGCGCCCATGGTCTCGACCGTCGAGGAGACCGAGTACTTCGTCTCTCTGGCGAAGGACTACGGACTGAAGACCGCGGGCGTGATGGTCGAGGTGCCCTCATCGGCGCTCCTGGCCGACCGCATCTTCCGCCACGCCGACTTCGCCTCCATCGGCACGAACGACCTCACGCAGTACACGCTCGCCGCCGACCGCCTGCTCGGCTCGGTGGCATCGTTCCAGGATCCGTGGCACCCCGCGGTGCTCCGCCTGGTGCGCGAGGTGGGAGCGGCGGGAGCGGCGTCGGGCAAGCCCGTCGGCATCTGCGGCGAGGCGGCGGCCGACCCGCTTCTGGCCGTGGTGCTCGTCGGTCTCGGCGCGACCACGCTCTCCATGGCGCCGACGGCCCTGGCCGACGTGCGCGCCACCCTCCTCACCCACACTCTCGACGATGCCCGACGCATCGCCGAGGCAGCACTGGCCGCCGATGGCGCGGCCACCGCACGCGAGGCGGCGACAGCGGCCGCCTCTTCACAGAAAGCAGCAGAACAATGA
- a CDS encoding PTS mannitol transporter subunit IICB, which translates to MTTTSKDVTSTTGGARVAVQRFGTFLSGMIMPLIPALIAWGIFTAFFIEKGWTPNDQLATIVGPFIHYLLPVLIAYLGGHLVYAVRGGVVGAIATFGVIAGSDYLIAQVNLTLPADNQLGEINMFIGAMIMAPLAAWTMKQLDKLWDGKIKAGFEMLVNMFSAGIWGFVMAIVGFYPLAFLINGLMNVLSTAVNFLVDTGLLPLTSILIEPAKVLFLNNAINHGVLTPLGIQQAADSDTGGSILFLLEANPGPGVGLLLAFTFFGLGAARASAPGAAIIQFFGGIHEVYFPYALMKPTLILALIGGGMTGVTTNLLLGGQLRAPAAPGSILAVLAQVADNRYFAVILSVVLSAAVTFLISAIILRASRKRDLLAEGDAFSAAISKTSANKGKSSAALDALRASDGRDREAVREAEEAVDRLETEEETGGALSGGIVATKQIQNVVFACDAGMGSSAMGASVLRNKFKKAGLTDVTVTNKAIANLDPSADLVITQAQLTDRARKQTPGSIHVSVDNFMNSPKYDEVVELVRDQHDDK; encoded by the coding sequence ATGACAACGACGTCGAAAGACGTGACGAGCACCACCGGCGGCGCACGCGTCGCGGTGCAGCGCTTCGGCACGTTCCTCTCGGGCATGATCATGCCCCTCATCCCCGCGCTCATCGCCTGGGGCATCTTCACGGCCTTCTTCATCGAGAAGGGCTGGACGCCCAACGACCAGCTCGCCACGATCGTCGGCCCGTTCATCCACTACCTGCTGCCGGTCCTCATCGCCTACCTCGGCGGCCACCTGGTCTACGCCGTGCGCGGCGGCGTCGTGGGTGCGATCGCCACGTTCGGCGTCATCGCGGGCTCGGACTACCTCATCGCCCAGGTCAACCTGACCCTTCCCGCCGACAACCAGCTCGGCGAGATCAACATGTTCATCGGCGCGATGATCATGGCCCCGCTCGCCGCGTGGACGATGAAGCAGCTCGACAAGCTCTGGGACGGCAAGATCAAGGCCGGCTTCGAGATGCTCGTCAACATGTTCTCGGCCGGCATCTGGGGCTTCGTGATGGCGATCGTCGGGTTCTACCCGCTGGCGTTCCTCATCAACGGCCTCATGAACGTGCTCAGCACCGCGGTGAACTTCCTCGTCGACACGGGACTCCTGCCGCTGACGAGCATCCTGATCGAGCCGGCGAAGGTGCTCTTCCTCAACAACGCCATCAACCACGGCGTGCTGACTCCGCTCGGCATCCAGCAGGCGGCCGACAGCGACACCGGCGGGTCGATCCTGTTCCTGCTCGAGGCCAACCCCGGCCCCGGCGTCGGCCTGCTGCTCGCCTTCACGTTCTTCGGGCTCGGTGCGGCGCGTGCGTCCGCTCCGGGTGCGGCGATCATCCAGTTCTTCGGCGGCATCCACGAGGTGTACTTCCCGTACGCGCTCATGAAGCCGACCCTCATCCTCGCCCTCATCGGCGGCGGTATGACGGGCGTCACGACCAACCTGCTGCTGGGCGGCCAGCTGCGCGCTCCCGCGGCTCCGGGCAGCATCCTCGCGGTGCTGGCTCAGGTGGCCGACAACCGGTACTTCGCGGTGATCCTCTCCGTGGTGCTGTCGGCCGCGGTGACGTTCCTCATCTCGGCGATCATCCTGCGGGCCTCGCGCAAGCGGGATCTGCTCGCCGAGGGCGACGCCTTCTCCGCCGCCATCTCGAAGACGTCGGCGAACAAGGGCAAGTCGTCCGCCGCTCTCGACGCACTCCGGGCTTCGGACGGCCGCGACCGCGAAGCCGTGCGCGAGGCCGAGGAAGCCGTCGACCGCCTCGAGACCGAGGAGGAGACCGGTGGGGCTCTCAGCGGCGGCATCGTCGCCACGAAGCAGATCCAGAACGTGGTCTTCGCCTGCGACGCCGGTATGGGCTCCTCTGCGATGGGCGCGAGCGTGCTGCGCAACAAGTTCAAGAAGGCCGGCCTCACCGACGTCACGGTGACCAACAAGGCCATCGCGAACCTCGACCCGTCGGCGGACCTCGTCATCACGCAGGCCCAGCTCACCGACCGCGCGCGCAAGCAGACGCCCGGATCGATCCACGTGTCGGTCGACAACTTCATGAACTCGCCGAAGTACGACGAGGTCGTGGAGCTCGTGCGCGACCAGCACGACGACAAGTAA
- a CDS encoding PTS sugar transporter subunit IIA — protein MPRDVLSIGQVRIHSGGATREEAMKEAADILESAGAVTSKYFDAMQQREETVSTYMGNELAIPHGTNETKDAILESALSVVRYDGGVDWGGEPVTFVIGIAGKGDEHLEILSQIAILFSDEDEVARLKQADAPEALYQALAAVNDA, from the coding sequence ATGCCACGCGACGTTCTCAGCATCGGCCAGGTCCGCATCCACAGCGGCGGCGCGACCCGTGAAGAGGCGATGAAGGAGGCCGCCGACATCCTCGAATCGGCCGGCGCCGTGACGTCGAAGTACTTCGACGCGATGCAGCAGCGCGAGGAGACCGTCTCGACCTACATGGGCAACGAGCTCGCCATCCCCCACGGCACGAACGAGACGAAGGACGCGATCCTCGAGTCCGCGCTCTCGGTGGTCCGCTACGACGGCGGGGTCGACTGGGGCGGAGAGCCGGTGACCTTCGTCATCGGCATCGCCGGCAAGGGCGACGAGCACCTCGAGATCCTCTCGCAGATCGCGATCCTCTTCTCCGACGAGGACGAGGTCGCCCGCCTGAAGCAGGCCGACGCCCCCGAGGCGCTCTACCAGGCCCTCGCCGCGGTCAACGACGCATGA